The genomic window GTGTCGTGCACGTGCACGCCGTCCAGGATCACCTCCAGCGTCGCCTGCGGGTGGCTCATCAGGGCGCCGGCAGGCCCGGGAACGCGGCCCTCCACGCCGCCCATCGCGTTGAACAGGTGCGTCGCGGCCACCTCTCCCCCGCTGGCCTGCACGACCGCCAGCAGCGCGCTCACGGTGTCCGCGTCCGCGCGGGTGTGCCCCACGCCCACCCGGACCCCCGCCCGGGCGAACCGCACGGCGGCGGCCATCGCGCCCGGCAGTTCCGGCGCGAGCGTCACGGCGCGCACCACGCCCAGCGCCAGGATCTCCTCCAGCCGCTCGGACGTGGGGTCCAGCGTGAAGGGCGGCTGCGCGCCCAGCCGCTGCGGACTGATGAACGGGCCCTCCAGGTGCGCGCCAGGCAGGTCCGCCCCGCCGGGCACGGGGGCGCGCATGACCTCCGCCACCGCCCGCAGGGCGTCCAGCACCCGCTCCCAGGGGTTGGTGATGGTGGTCGGCAGCAGCGTGGTCGTCCCGCAGCGGGCATGCAGGCGCGCCAGTGTGGCCAGCCCGGCGGCGCCGTCCATGGTGTCCCCGCCGCCCCCACCGTGCACGTGGGTGTCCACGAAGCCCGGCAGGATCAGGCGGTCGGCGGGCGCCTGGACGTCCGGCACGAGGTCCGTGATCCGTCCGTCCTGGACGTGCACCGCGCCGGGAACGAGACCTTCGGGCAGCAGCAGCTGACCGCGCAGAACTGCCGTGGAGTGCTGGGAGACCGTCACCCCCGTGTCTTAGCACGTTTCCGCACTGCCGGCGAGCACTGAACTGGACCGGCGCGCGCCCCGGACCACGTGGCCGCTCAGCCGGACAGGGACCCGGAGACCGGGGCCCCGGCGCGCGGCGCGATCAGCCGCGCGGGCCACCCCTGCTCGAACCGGTCGAACTCGGCCGGTTCCAGCGCCCGGGCGTACAGCCACCCCTGACCGAGGTCGCAGCCGGCCTCGCGCAGCGCGTCGGCCTGTCCGGCCGTCTCGACGCCTTCGGCCAGCAGCTCGATGTGCAGGGCGCGGGCCATCAGCACGCTGGCGCACACGATCGCGTGACTCTCCCGGCCCGCCTGCGTGTCCTGCCCCAGGTCCCGGACGAACGCCCGGTCGATCTTCAGCTCGTCGACCGGCAGGGACCGCAGCGTGAACAGCGACGAGTACCCGGTACCGAAATCGTCCATGCTGACCCGGACGCCCAGGGTGCGCAGGTCCTGCAGCACCTCTCGCACGCGGGTGGGATTGTCGATCAGGCCGCTCTCGGTCACCTCCAGCACCAGCCGCTGCGGGTGCAGGGCGCTGCTGCTCAGCGCCTGCCGCACCCGGTCACTGAAGGCCGAGTCGCTCAGCTGCCGACTGGACACGTTCACGCTGACCGTCAGGTGCGTGTTGCTCCAGCGGGCGGCCTCCTGGCACGCGGCGTGCATGACCCATTCCCCCAGGCGCGGCATCAGTCCGGCCAGCTCCGCGACCGGAATGAACTGATCGGGCATGACCGGCCCCAGCGCCGGGTGCGTCCAGCGCAGCAGCGCCTCGGCGCCGACCAGCACGCCGCTGCTCAGGTGCACCTGCGGCTGGTACACCAGCCGGAAGTGATGGTCGCGCAGGCTTTCGCGCAGGGCGCTTTCCATCGTCACGGTCGGAATGGGGGCCGGCGGGGCCGGGGTGTACCGCTGGCTGAACCGCTGCGAGCGCTTGGCCTCGTACAGCGCGGCGTCCGCCTGCTGCAGCAGCGTCGGCGCGTCCTGCGCGGTGCCCGGCGCGACACTCCAGCCCATGGACGCCTCGAGCAGCAGCGGCGCGCCGTGCACCTCGAACGGCTGCTCGAACACCGCCTGCAGGTCGGCCGTGATGCGCTCGATCTGCTCCGGTCGGGCCAGCAGGCCGAACTCGTCGCCGCCCATGCGGGCCAGGGCCAGCAGGGCGTGCCGGTCGGCCAGGGCCCGCAGGCGCCGGGCCAGTTCACGCAGCAGCTGATCCCCGACCGGGTGACCGAACCCGTCGTTCAGGAACCGGAAGCGGTTGAGGTCCATCAGGCCCAGTGCCAGCGCGGACGGCTGGCGCAGGGCCGTCACGGCGCGGTCGGTCAGGGCCGCGCGGTTGAGCAGCCGCGTCAGCGGATCATGGTACGCGAGCCGTTCAAGCCGCTCCCGGGTCAGGTGCTGCTCGGCCAGGATCGCGCCGGTGGTGCTCAGGGTGTGCAGCGTCTCGGCCACCGAGGCCGCCCACGCGTGCGGCGCGGCGTGCACCGCCATGAACGCCCCCAGCAACTGGCCGTCCTGCCCGTACAGCGGCAGTTCGATCAGGCTGCGCGTCAGGGGGCGCAGCAGCCGGTGCAGCGGCGCGCCCGCCGCACTGGCCTGCAGATCCGGAATGCTGACCGCCCCGGCCGACTGCTGCGGGTCGAGGTCCCGCCAGTGGCAGTCCAGCGTGCCGGGCGGCAGGTGACTCAGCAGCTGCTGGAGGTCGCCGGGCAGCTGACCCACCACCAGCGGCGGCTCGCTGGCGATGACCGCGCCGATCTGCCAGCCGACCTCCCAGTGGTCCACCTCCTGCAGCAGCGGCCCCAGCGACGCGCTGAGCGTGGCGCCGGACAGAGCCAGCCCGTGGGCGCGGGCGACGCGTTCCTGCCACAGCTCCGTGCGGCGCTGCGTGGTCACGTCCCGCAGGCTGATCGCCCAGTGCGTGCGCGCCCCGGCGAGATCCAGGATGGCATTGACGTGCACTTCCAGCCACTGCTGCGCCTCGGGCAGGAACAGGACGTCGCGGTAGGTCGAGCCGAGGGGCAGCTGGGCGAGCTGCGCGAGCAGCGCCAGGATGTTCATGCCGTTGCCCTCGGCCATGGGCCACTCGGGCATGGGCGCGTCGGGCAGCGTGTCCAGGCCGTGCTGGCGCAGCAGGTCCAGCATCGCCGGGTTGGTGTACTTCACCCGCAGGTGTCCGGGCCCGGGCTGGGCGTTCAGCACCAGCAGCGGATCGACGGACGTGTCGACCATGGTGCGCAGCAGGCTCATCTGCTCGGCCAGTTCATGCCCGCCGGAGCGGTCCTCGCCGAAGCCCACCATCATCTGCAGCGCGCCGGTCTGATCGAAGACCGGGCGGTAGGTGCGCTTGAGGTACTGCGGTGCGGTCTCCCCGGGATACACCTCGGTGAACTCCACGACCGCCCCGCTGCTCGCCGCCTGCTGGAACAGCCGCTCGCGTTCGGCGGCGCGGTCCAGCGGATGACCGCGCCAGGTCATGTACTCACGGTCGGTCAGGCCGATGATGCCGCGCCGGACCTGCGGGTCGCGGATGGCAGCTTCGTTGACGTACAGGTACTGGCCACTGGCGTTCAGGACTGCCACGTCCAGCGGGATGTGGTCCAGAACCGAGCGGCTGAGTTGGTGGTCCGGGCACAGCAGCGACGCGTGCGGCCACCCGCCGACCGGGGTTACCTGACAGGGCAGCGGGCCGCGCCGCCCGTGCAGCGTCACCTGCGCCGGCAGGGAATCCCCG from Deinococcus sedimenti includes these protein-coding regions:
- the nagA gene encoding N-acetylglucosamine-6-phosphate deacetylase yields the protein MTVSQHSTAVLRGQLLLPEGLVPGAVHVQDGRITDLVPDVQAPADRLILPGFVDTHVHGGGGGDTMDGAAGLATLARLHARCGTTTLLPTTITNPWERVLDALRAVAEVMRAPVPGGADLPGAHLEGPFISPQRLGAQPPFTLDPTSERLEEILALGVVRAVTLAPELPGAMAAAVRFARAGVRVGVGHTRADADTVSALLAVVQASGGEVAATHLFNAMGGVEGRVPGPAGALMSHPQATLEVILDGVHVHDTAFRLARAAAPERVMLITDAMRAAGLGDGQSELGGQAVTVRGAHATLPDGTLAGSVLTMDEALRRAVAAGVPLPEASRMASLTPARSVGLRDRGELRVGLRADLVTLDAALTVQDVWVAGQPVAPVLA
- a CDS encoding sensor domain-containing protein, which codes for MSPSPESQAWPVATGDLLAALILDSRTHTVLGCTDSMSQFLNVPLIPGQPVPAGLLRGHPGDSLPAQVTLHGRRGPLPCQVTPVGGWPHASLLCPDHQLSRSVLDHIPLDVAVLNASGQYLYVNEAAIRDPQVRRGIIGLTDREYMTWRGHPLDRAAERERLFQQAASSGAVVEFTEVYPGETAPQYLKRTYRPVFDQTGALQMMVGFGEDRSGGHELAEQMSLLRTMVDTSVDPLLVLNAQPGPGHLRVKYTNPAMLDLLRQHGLDTLPDAPMPEWPMAEGNGMNILALLAQLAQLPLGSTYRDVLFLPEAQQWLEVHVNAILDLAGARTHWAISLRDVTTQRRTELWQERVARAHGLALSGATLSASLGPLLQEVDHWEVGWQIGAVIASEPPLVVGQLPGDLQQLLSHLPPGTLDCHWRDLDPQQSAGAVSIPDLQASAAGAPLHRLLRPLTRSLIELPLYGQDGQLLGAFMAVHAAPHAWAASVAETLHTLSTTGAILAEQHLTRERLERLAYHDPLTRLLNRAALTDRAVTALRQPSALALGLMDLNRFRFLNDGFGHPVGDQLLRELARRLRALADRHALLALARMGGDEFGLLARPEQIERITADLQAVFEQPFEVHGAPLLLEASMGWSVAPGTAQDAPTLLQQADAALYEAKRSQRFSQRYTPAPPAPIPTVTMESALRESLRDHHFRLVYQPQVHLSSGVLVGAEALLRWTHPALGPVMPDQFIPVAELAGLMPRLGEWVMHAACQEAARWSNTHLTVSVNVSSRQLSDSAFSDRVRQALSSSALHPQRLVLEVTESGLIDNPTRVREVLQDLRTLGVRVSMDDFGTGYSSLFTLRSLPVDELKIDRAFVRDLGQDTQAGRESHAIVCASVLMARALHIELLAEGVETAGQADALREAGCDLGQGWLYARALEPAEFDRFEQGWPARLIAPRAGAPVSGSLSG